Proteins from a single region of Clupea harengus chromosome 5, Ch_v2.0.2, whole genome shotgun sequence:
- the LOC105909935 gene encoding odorant receptor 131-2-like, protein MTVWFAASTAKDQDRLQQIIWSAEKAIGCDLPSHPDLFHSRTSKRAVRIIADPSHPQFPKSERGQAPADQAVVQQDLPKGMHRCNPTIEEGETKSLAGRHESTVLLERHPVMNLTNRDDFQEALVKNLIIVFLGIVINCINGIIVLTFCKNSVFHSDSRYILYMNLVVNDMIMIYVSVIMYVLTYAYPIFNASMCCILVVTGSTTHMNTPIILAGMAIERYIAICKPLHHNQICTVRRTYSIIALTWGVGFVPALVDVIIVLATRPIDFFSSVIFCFYLSLYNTRYHEEKAKAVQALYMSFVWLTLIYTYFMIVRTARAAKGDTASAKKAQNTVLLHGAQLLLCMLSYLTPFLDIVLITFFPIYRSKITFTGYLITSIIPRLLSPLIYSIRDQKFAKHMSQYYSCKVILFKGRVERGKLKHSSKMRVCSLKD, encoded by the exons ATGACCGTCTGGTTTGCTGCCTCCACTGCCAAGGACCAAGACAGACTGCAGCAGATCATTTGGTCAGCCGAGAAGGCcatcggctgcgacctgccgtcCCACCCTGACCTGTttcactccaggaccagcaagagagcagtCAGGATCATTGCTGACCCTTCCCATCCGCAA TTCCCGAAGAGCGAGAGGGGCCAGGCTCCGGCGGATCAGGCCGTGGTCCAGCAGGATTTGCCTAAAGGAATGCATCGATGTA ATCCAACCATTGAGGAGGGGGAGACCAAGTCTCTTGCCGGGCGACATGAGAGCACCG TACTACTGGAGAGGCACCCGGTGATGAACCTCACTAACAGAGATGACTTTCAGGAGGCTTTGGTGAAAAACCTTATCATTGTTTTCCTGGGTATTGTCATCAACTGCATCAATGGGATCATAGTTTTGACTTTCTGCAAGAACTCTGTTTTTCACAGTGACTCAAGATACATTCTGTACATGAATCTAGTAGTGAACGATATGATCATGATTTATGTTTCTGTGATAATGTATGTTTTGACTTATGCCTATCCAATTTTTAATGCCTCCATGTGTTGCATTTTGGTTGTGACAGGttcaaccacacacatgaacacaccaaTTATCTTGGCAGGTATGGCTATTGAGCGTTATATTGCCATCTGCAAACCTCTCCATCATAACCAGATCTGCACAGTACGCAGGACTTACAGTATCATTGCTCTCACCTGGGGAGTCGGCTTTGTACCTGCACTGGTTGATGTTATCATTGTCCTTGCCACTCGGCCTATAGACTTTTTCTCATCAGTAATCTTTTGTTTCTACCTCAGCTTATACAACACCCGATACCATGAAGAAAAGGCAAAAGCGGTTCAAGCCCTTTATATGTCATTTGTGTGGCTGACGCTGATCTATACCTACTTTATGATAGTACGAACTGCCAGAGCAGCGAAAGGGGACACTGCTTCAGCCAAAAAGGCACAAAACACCGTTTTATTACACGGAGCTCAGCTGCTTCTCTGTATGTTGTCCTATCTCACTCCTTTTCTTGATATTGTTTTAATCACTTTTTTCCCAATCTATCGCTCAAAAATAACATTCACGGGTTACCTAATTACAAGCATTATTCCAAGGTTGCTCAGTCCTCTTATTTATAGTATTAGGGATCAGAAATTTGCCAAACACATGTCGCAGTACTACTCCTGCAAAGTCATCCTTTTTAAAGgcagagtggagagggggaagcTGAAGCATTCTAGCAAGATGAGGGTTTGTTCTTTAAAGGATTAA